AGTGCTCGACGGTGTAGGAGGCCACCTCTGCGGCGATCTCGTCGAGCCGGCCGGAGATGCGGGGGTCGGACTCGAGACGGCGACCGAAGGCCTGGACCTCTTCGATGGCGCGGCGGCGCAGCAGGCCGTCGTCGTCGTGCAGGGCCTCGATGAGCGCTCCACGCAGGGAGTCCCAGATCGAGATCGACGACCTGATCAGCTGGGGTTGGGTGAGCAGGCGGTTCTTCAACCGTTCGGCACGCTCCCGTGTGTCCGGATCGTGCTGCAGGTCGTGGGCGAGGGTCGCCAGCCAGCGGTCGAGGGTCCGGCGGGCCGGGTGGTGCAGGCCGTCGTGGATCTCCTTGACCCACGTGACCGCCTCGAGATGCAGCCGCTGTGACACTCGCTCGTCGACCCACTGCGGTGTCCACCAGGGGGCGCGCTGCTCCACCAGGGCGGCGACCTCGATCTCGTGCGACACCAACCACCGGTGGAGCTCGCCGGTCACCAGGTCCACCAGCCCGGTGTGGGCACCTTCCTCGACCACCTCGCCGAGCAGCTGACCGACGACCGGGCTCAGTTCCTCGGCCTCCAGCTTCGGCACCAGCGCCTCCTGCACCAGGGCCGCGACGTCGTCCGAGGAGATCCGGCGCAGGCCGTGGGCGGCGATCCGCGAGCCCGAGCGCACCACCCGCTCGGCGTGGCCGGCGTCCGCCAGCCAGGCCCCGGCCCGGGACGCGACCCTCGCCGACATGATCCGCTCGCTCACCACGTCGGACTGCAGGAAGTTGTCGACCACGAACTCCTGCAGGCTGTCGCCCAGCGACTCCTTGCGCTTGGGGATGATCGCGGTGTGCGGGATCGGCAGACCCAACGGGTGCTTGAACAGCGCCGTCACCGCGAACCAGTCGGCGATGGCCCCCACCATCGCCGCCTCGGCACCGGCGTTGACGTAGCCCCACGCGCCCTCCCCGTCGCGAGTGAGGAGGAACACGACGGCCGCCAGGCCGAGCAGGGAGGTCGCGACGATCCGCATCCGGCGCAGCCCGCGCCGCCGCTCGAGGTCGGCGCCCGACAGCTCGGCCGGCATCGCGAAGGACGAGGTCTCGGCGCTGTCGGCCATGGTGTCGCTCACCTCGGCACAGTACCCAGATGCCGGAACCGGCACCGCCGTAGAATGCCCGGGTGACCTTCAACGACAGCGCCCGGCTCGACACCAGCCAGGTGCTGGGCGGCAAGGGCGGCGCCATCGCCGGGGGCGGCGTGGGCGGAGTCGTGCTGCTGCTGGTGTACCTGTTCCTCGGGGGCACCGGGAGCGGCGGAGCCGGCGGTCTGCCGTTCGATCCCTCCCAGGTCCTGTCCGGCAGCAGCTCCGGCAGCAGCGTCGACGTGTCGGAGTGCGAGACCGGTGCCGACGCCAACCGCTCCGACGTGTGCCGCATCGTCGGCACCGTCAACAGCGTCCAGGACTACTGGACCGACGCCCTGCCCGCCGATGTCGGCGTGCAGTTCCGTGAGTCCACCACCGTGATCTTCTCGGGCAGCACCCAGTCGGCGTGCGGCACCGCGTCGTCGGCCACCGGCCCGTTCTACTGCCCCACCGACGAGCGCATCTACATCGATGCCGGGTTCTTCGACGACCTCAGCGGCCGGTTCGGGGCCGACGGAGGCACGCTCGCGCAGATGTACGTCGTGGCGCACGAGTACGGGCACCACGTGCAGCACATCCTCGGCTACCTGGCGCAGGCCCAGGCCGACCGGTCGACCGGACCGACCAGCAGCGGCGTGCGGGTCGAGCTGATGGCCGACTGCCTCGCCGGCGTGTGGGCGCACCACGCGGCCGACACGCAGGACGACGGCGGCGTCGCGCTGATCGAACCCCTGACCGATGCCGACATCGCGTCGGCGCTGTCGGCGGCAGAAGCCGTCGGTGACGACAACATCCAGGAGAACCTCGGCGGCGGCACCGTGAACCCCGAGACCTGGACCCACGGCTCCAGCGACCAGCGGCAGCGCTGGTTCCTGTCCGGGTACGAGCAGGGGACCGCCAACGTGTGCAACACCTTCGAGACGGACGACCTCTAGGTCGTGTCCACCCCCTCACCCACCCGGCTGCGGGCCGAGGTCTGGATCGTGCTCGGCCTGTCCCTGGGGCAGTCCGCCGTGTACGCCGTGCTCAGCCTGGTCATCAAGCTGACCGATGGTGGTCTGCGTGAGTCCACCGCCACACTCAACGCCACCCGTGCGGACCGCCAGTGGCTGGACCTCACCCTGCAGCTGCTGAGCATCGGCTTCGGCGTGCTGCCGGTGCTCCTGGCGCTGTACCTCCTGGCCGGCCGGCCGATCGGCTTCGACCGCACCCGCCCGCGTCATGACCTGCTGGTCGGCACCGGACTCGCCGCCGTGATCGGGATTCCCGGGCTCGGCCTGTACTTCGCCGGAAGAGCGCTCGGAGTCACCGCCGAGATCGTGCCGGCGCCGGACACCGTGTACCTCTGGACGGTCGGCATCCTCGTGCTCGCCGCACTCCAGAACGGCCTCCTCGAGGAAGTCGTGATGGTGGGCTACCTGCAGACCCGGCTGCGGCAGCTCGGCTGGGGTCCCTGGCCCGCGATCGTGCTCAGCTCCCTGATCCGCGGCACCTACCACCTGTACCAGGGCTTCGGCCAGGCCCTGGGCAACGTGGTCATGGGGCTGGTGTTCGGCTGGTGGTTCGAACGCACCGGCCGTGTCATGCCGCTCGTGGTGGCCCACACGCTGCTCGACGTCGTGGCGTTCGTGGGCTACCTCGCCCTGGCCGA
The Aeromicrobium marinum DSM 15272 genome window above contains:
- a CDS encoding DUF445 domain-containing protein, which codes for MSDTMADSAETSSFAMPAELSGADLERRRGLRRMRIVATSLLGLAAVVFLLTRDGEGAWGYVNAGAEAAMVGAIADWFAVTALFKHPLGLPIPHTAIIPKRKESLGDSLQEFVVDNFLQSDVVSERIMSARVASRAGAWLADAGHAERVVRSGSRIAAHGLRRISSDDVAALVQEALVPKLEAEELSPVVGQLLGEVVEEGAHTGLVDLVTGELHRWLVSHEIEVAALVEQRAPWWTPQWVDERVSQRLHLEAVTWVKEIHDGLHHPARRTLDRWLATLAHDLQHDPDTRERAERLKNRLLTQPQLIRSSISIWDSLRGALIEALHDDDGLLRRRAIEEVQAFGRRLESDPRISGRLDEIAAEVASYTVEHYGHELATVISATVKRWDGVETSRRIELHVGRDLQFIRINGTVVGGLAGLVIHTLTHL
- the ypfJ gene encoding KPN_02809 family neutral zinc metallopeptidase, coding for MTFNDSARLDTSQVLGGKGGAIAGGGVGGVVLLLVYLFLGGTGSGGAGGLPFDPSQVLSGSSSGSSVDVSECETGADANRSDVCRIVGTVNSVQDYWTDALPADVGVQFRESTTVIFSGSTQSACGTASSATGPFYCPTDERIYIDAGFFDDLSGRFGADGGTLAQMYVVAHEYGHHVQHILGYLAQAQADRSTGPTSSGVRVELMADCLAGVWAHHAADTQDDGGVALIEPLTDADIASALSAAEAVGDDNIQENLGGGTVNPETWTHGSSDQRQRWFLSGYEQGTANVCNTFETDDL
- a CDS encoding CPBP family intramembrane glutamic endopeptidase, encoding MSTPSPTRLRAEVWIVLGLSLGQSAVYAVLSLVIKLTDGGLRESTATLNATRADRQWLDLTLQLLSIGFGVLPVLLALYLLAGRPIGFDRTRPRHDLLVGTGLAAVIGIPGLGLYFAGRALGVTAEIVPAPDTVYLWTVGILVLAALQNGLLEEVVMVGYLQTRLRQLGWGPWPAIVLSSLIRGTYHLYQGFGQALGNVVMGLVFGWWFERTGRVMPLVVAHTLLDVVAFVGYLALADQIGLR